A single Longimicrobiales bacterium DNA region contains:
- a CDS encoding S9 family peptidase, with translation MSSTPRALQALTASITLALMVPAGMSAQVNEAAADSDRLQYLDVFEMEVAADPQISPDGSQIVYVRRGFDIMTDQSRTALWTLASDGTNHRALTDGNSGVGSPSWSPDGNRLLYVSSEGGSSQLFVRWMDTGQVAELTNVTESPGSITWSPDGNWVAMTMFVPEAQPTFAKMPARPEGAQWNEAPIVIDRLQYRGDGRGYLPRGYSHIFVMPADGGTPRRLTSGSYNHDGSLSWAPDSRSIAFSANRDNPDFDVRNSEVFEIDVATGALSQLTDRFGPDGSPAVSPDGQQIAYTGLDDDYQGYQVTHLYVMNRDGSGSRQVTDLDRDIGNLNWSPDGRGLFFQFDDEGVTKVGYVGLNGEVETLASDLGGMGLGRPYADGAYSVSENGRIAYTHNSTSRPSDVAVARRGEGWRQLTHLNDDLLAHKKLSEVEEIWWKSSFDGQRVQGWIATPPDFDPSQKYPLMLEIHGGPFSNYGPRFSPEVQLLSAAGYVVLYTNPRGSTSYGADFGNLIHHAYPGNDYDDLMSGVDAVIARGYVDESNLMVTGGSGGGVLTSWIVGKTDRFRAAVSVKPVINWISFSLTSDGYANYYQYWLPGPVWEEGNLEHYWSRSPLSLVGNVQTPTMLMTGEDDLRTPMAETEQYYQALKLRGVPTQMVRIQNSGHGIAGSSPSNLIAKIANVLEWFERYKTPSRPVSE, from the coding sequence ATGAGCAGTACTCCACGAGCTCTGCAGGCCCTGACCGCATCCATCACGTTAGCCTTGATGGTCCCGGCGGGTATGTCCGCCCAGGTGAACGAAGCAGCGGCCGATTCTGATCGCCTCCAGTATCTCGACGTGTTCGAAATGGAAGTCGCGGCCGACCCGCAGATCTCACCGGATGGTTCTCAGATTGTCTATGTGCGTCGGGGCTTCGACATCATGACGGATCAGAGTCGGACCGCTCTCTGGACCCTCGCGTCTGACGGCACGAATCACCGAGCCCTCACGGACGGGAACAGCGGTGTCGGATCGCCGAGCTGGTCTCCTGACGGAAACCGTCTCCTGTACGTCTCCTCGGAGGGCGGTTCTTCACAGCTCTTCGTGCGGTGGATGGACACCGGGCAGGTTGCCGAGCTTACGAACGTCACGGAGTCGCCCGGCAGCATCACTTGGTCCCCCGATGGGAACTGGGTCGCGATGACGATGTTCGTCCCCGAGGCTCAGCCCACCTTCGCGAAGATGCCGGCGAGGCCGGAGGGAGCGCAGTGGAACGAGGCACCGATCGTGATCGATCGCCTGCAGTACCGAGGAGACGGCCGCGGTTATCTCCCGCGCGGTTATTCACACATCTTCGTGATGCCTGCGGACGGTGGTACGCCGAGGCGACTGACGAGCGGTTCGTACAATCACGATGGGTCGCTTTCGTGGGCTCCGGATTCGCGTTCCATCGCATTCAGTGCAAACCGTGACAATCCCGACTTCGACGTTCGCAACAGCGAGGTCTTCGAAATCGACGTCGCTACGGGAGCTCTTTCGCAGCTGACCGACCGCTTCGGTCCGGACGGATCACCCGCCGTTTCTCCGGACGGGCAGCAGATCGCGTACACCGGACTCGACGACGATTACCAGGGCTACCAGGTCACCCACCTGTACGTCATGAATCGCGACGGAAGTGGTAGCCGACAGGTTACCGATCTCGATCGGGACATCGGCAATCTCAACTGGTCGCCCGACGGGCGCGGACTGTTTTTTCAGTTCGACGACGAAGGGGTGACGAAGGTCGGATATGTCGGGCTGAATGGTGAAGTGGAGACGCTTGCTTCGGACCTGGGGGGCATGGGGCTCGGTCGGCCGTACGCCGATGGTGCCTATAGCGTGTCGGAGAACGGCCGCATCGCATACACGCACAACTCCACGAGTCGCCCTTCAGATGTCGCCGTCGCGCGGCGTGGGGAGGGCTGGCGTCAGCTCACGCACCTCAACGATGACCTTCTTGCTCACAAGAAACTGTCGGAGGTCGAGGAGATTTGGTGGAAGTCCTCGTTCGACGGCCAAAGAGTCCAGGGGTGGATCGCCACGCCACCTGACTTTGACCCGAGTCAGAAGTATCCACTCATGCTCGAGATCCACGGTGGTCCATTTTCGAACTATGGGCCGCGCTTCTCGCCTGAGGTCCAACTGCTCTCCGCGGCGGGCTATGTGGTTCTCTATACGAACCCTCGCGGCAGCACGAGTTACGGGGCGGATTTCGGCAACCTGATCCATCACGCCTACCCGGGGAATGACTACGACGACCTGATGTCCGGCGTCGATGCCGTCATCGCGCGCGGCTACGTGGACGAGAGCAACTTGATGGTGACGGGAGGGAGCGGTGGCGGAGTGCTCACTTCTTGGATTGTCGGGAAGACCGATCGCTTCAGGGCCGCGGTCTCGGTGAAGCCGGTCATCAACTGGATCAGTTTCTCACTGACATCCGATGGCTACGCGAACTACTACCAGTACTGGCTCCCCGGTCCGGTCTGGGAGGAAGGGAATCTCGAGCATTACTGGTCGCGCTCGCCGCTGTCATTGGTCGGGAACGTGCAGACACCAACCATGCTCATGACCGGAGAAGACGATCTGAGAACGCCCATGGCTGAGACTGAACAGTACTACCAGGCGCTCAAGCTGCGGGGAGTGCCGACTCAGATGGTCCGCATCCAGAACTCCGGACACGGAATCGCCGGGAGCAGCCCGTCGAATCTGATCGCGAAGATCGCGAATGTCCTGGAGTGGTTCGAGCGATACAAGACACCATCACGCCCCGTCAGCGAATGA
- a CDS encoding c-type cytochrome gives MIPSLPNLRASRVVLAIAVGMAGHSLPGRAPVVAGQATGEQSLSSLETARVERMLESRVACLGCHQIDGAGGRIGPSLDGLSARSDFAYVLRVIQDPLGLGPATTMPHQAMPRMEAERLAHFLLSLEPNTSTPGPTPEAPPLLAPSDRLDGSALYARHCAACHGDQGGGDGWNAPALPISPTTHDDPTLMGRRPDDTLFDAIYRGGYVLDKSARMPAFGAMLEPGQIRALVGYIRKLCGCAQPAWAGGS, from the coding sequence ATGATTCCTTCCCTGCCAAACCTTCGGGCCTCCCGAGTCGTGCTCGCGATCGCCGTCGGCATGGCCGGGCACTCACTTCCGGGGAGGGCGCCTGTTGTTGCCGGGCAGGCGACTGGCGAGCAGAGCCTATCATCGCTCGAGACCGCCCGAGTGGAGCGAATGCTTGAAAGCCGGGTGGCCTGCCTCGGGTGTCATCAGATCGATGGTGCTGGCGGCCGTATCGGGCCATCTCTCGACGGATTGTCCGCTCGGTCGGACTTCGCTTATGTGCTGAGAGTCATACAGGATCCTTTGGGTCTCGGGCCGGCCACGACGATGCCTCATCAGGCGATGCCTCGCATGGAAGCGGAGCGCCTGGCCCATTTCCTCCTGTCGCTGGAGCCGAACACATCCACACCCGGACCGACGCCTGAGGCTCCCCCGCTTCTCGCCCCCTCGGACCGCCTGGATGGTAGCGCACTCTACGCACGACACTGCGCGGCCTGTCATGGTGATCAGGGAGGCGGGGACGGCTGGAACGCTCCTGCGCTGCCAATCTCTCCGACCACCCATGACGACCCCACACTCATGGGGCGCCGTCCAGACGACACCCTGTTCGACGCCATCTATCGCGGTGGATATGTACTCGACAAAAGTGCGCGCATGCCCGCCTTCGGGGCGATGCTCGAGCCAGGCCAGATCCGTGCCCTCGTAGGGTACATCCGCAAGTTGTGCGGATGCGCTCAGCCCGCCTGGGCTGGCGGCTCATGA
- a CDS encoding beta-N-acetylhexosaminidase, with the protein MGRPTLDHAALLLMTVAGLTACEQPRHDIVPTPVQAELTHGSFEITAATGITVADGSDGAMRAVDTWAEPYRAQGITLSTDGVSAPGILVTISDGLATEAYELSVTPEGITVTGGDAAGVFYGLQTLSQLMSADAATGKGASISVQAAEIFDSPRFEYRGMHLDVARHFQGPEFVKHYIDLLAMYKINRFHWHLTEDQGWRIEIDAYPKLTEISAWREQTQIGHGSDELNGDGQRYGGFYTKDEIREIVAYAGDRFVTIIPEIEMPGHAQAALAAYPEFACTEGPFEVAMTWGVFEDIYCPYDETFEFLETVLAEVIELFPGEYVHIGGDEAPKTRWEESPFVRDLMQREGMTDVDRVQSYFIRRIERFLNDNGKRMIGWDEILEGGLAPNATVMSWRGTLGGIEASRMGHDVVMTPYSNLYFDYYQSEDQGNEPFAIGGFLPLDSVYAYEPVPQQMRAEDAAHIIGAQANVWTEYMKTPEHIEYMIFPRMFALAELAWSPMEAKDFADFRQRIEWHVARLDALGVNYRPLDPIN; encoded by the coding sequence ATGGGTCGCCCCACCCTAGACCACGCGGCGCTCCTGCTCATGACTGTAGCCGGCCTCACCGCCTGCGAGCAGCCGCGTCACGACATCGTCCCGACCCCAGTTCAGGCTGAGTTGACGCACGGGTCCTTCGAGATCACCGCTGCGACGGGCATCACGGTGGCTGACGGTAGTGATGGGGCCATGCGGGCCGTGGATACCTGGGCGGAACCATATCGCGCTCAAGGCATCACTCTCTCGACTGATGGCGTGTCGGCCCCGGGGATCCTGGTCACGATTAGCGACGGACTCGCGACCGAAGCGTATGAACTGAGTGTCACGCCCGAGGGGATCACAGTCACCGGCGGGGACGCGGCGGGAGTTTTCTACGGTCTGCAGACGCTCAGTCAGCTCATGAGCGCGGACGCAGCGACTGGAAAAGGAGCGAGTATCTCGGTCCAGGCGGCTGAGATATTTGATTCGCCACGCTTCGAGTATCGGGGCATGCATCTCGACGTCGCGCGTCACTTCCAAGGGCCAGAGTTCGTGAAGCACTACATCGATCTCCTGGCGATGTACAAAATCAACCGCTTCCACTGGCACCTTACCGAAGACCAGGGGTGGCGCATCGAGATCGACGCCTACCCGAAGTTGACCGAAATCTCTGCCTGGCGTGAGCAGACCCAGATCGGGCACGGTAGCGACGAATTAAACGGCGACGGGCAGCGGTACGGTGGCTTCTACACCAAGGACGAGATCCGAGAGATCGTGGCGTACGCCGGAGATCGATTCGTCACGATCATCCCCGAGATCGAAATGCCGGGTCACGCGCAGGCGGCACTCGCAGCGTACCCAGAGTTCGCGTGCACCGAGGGACCGTTCGAGGTCGCGATGACGTGGGGCGTGTTCGAAGACATCTACTGCCCCTACGACGAGACGTTCGAGTTCCTGGAAACGGTCCTCGCAGAAGTGATCGAGCTCTTCCCTGGTGAGTACGTGCATATCGGAGGCGACGAGGCACCCAAGACACGATGGGAAGAAAGTCCCTTCGTGCGCGACCTCATGCAGCGCGAAGGCATGACTGACGTCGATCGGGTCCAGAGCTACTTCATTCGCCGCATAGAGCGTTTCCTCAATGACAACGGCAAGCGGATGATCGGCTGGGACGAGATTCTGGAGGGCGGCCTCGCGCCAAACGCGACGGTCATGTCGTGGAGGGGCACGCTTGGTGGCATCGAGGCCTCTCGCATGGGCCATGACGTGGTCATGACACCCTACAGCAATCTCTACTTCGATTACTACCAATCCGAAGACCAGGGGAATGAGCCGTTTGCCATCGGTGGCTTCCTGCCGCTCGATTCGGTCTACGCGTACGAGCCGGTCCCGCAGCAGATGCGAGCGGAGGACGCAGCCCACATCATAGGAGCACAGGCCAACGTGTGGACGGAATACATGAAGACTCCAGAGCACATTGAGTACATGATCTTCCCGCGGATGTTCGCCTTGGCTGAGCTAGCATGGTCACCAATGGAAGCCAAGGACTTTGCCGACTTCCGTCAGCGGATCGAGTGGCATGTGGCGCGACTGGACGCTCTCGGCGTGAACTACCGTCCGCTCGACCCCATCAACTAG
- a CDS encoding endonuclease/exonuclease/phosphatase family protein: MRGDRLTMRATCHLFLMLACLLTATAPLPAQTTLRVAAYNVRHGLGMDSVIDLERIASVLRPLDADVITLQEIDEGVERSDRVRQATELGTLLGMSAHFGDFMPYQGGEYGMAILTRLPVSSVTNHRLPDGEEPRTALEVKVAAGPDGDPVSVVGIHFYRTPEERLAQAEMLSEFLADLEHPVVLAGDFNSRRGDVVLQSLLQANWFVVDKDGPANTFPSDSPAREIDFVMLRPGSAFEVVEHRVIEESVASDHRPMLVVLRIW, translated from the coding sequence ATGCGCGGGGATCGCCTGACCATGCGAGCGACGTGTCATCTGTTCCTCATGCTCGCCTGTCTGCTCACCGCTACCGCACCGTTGCCGGCACAGACGACCTTGCGTGTCGCTGCCTACAACGTGAGGCACGGGCTGGGGATGGACAGCGTGATCGATCTGGAACGGATCGCATCGGTACTCCGACCACTGGATGCCGACGTGATCACGCTTCAGGAGATCGACGAGGGAGTCGAAAGAAGCGACCGGGTTCGGCAGGCTACCGAGTTGGGCACCCTTCTCGGAATGTCCGCCCACTTCGGCGACTTCATGCCGTACCAGGGCGGTGAGTACGGGATGGCGATCCTTACAAGGCTGCCGGTCAGTTCGGTGACGAACCATCGCCTCCCGGACGGAGAGGAACCGCGGACTGCTCTCGAGGTCAAGGTGGCTGCCGGACCGGACGGGGATCCGGTGTCGGTGGTGGGGATTCACTTTTACCGGACGCCCGAAGAGCGACTGGCTCAGGCTGAAATGCTCTCGGAGTTTCTCGCAGACCTCGAGCATCCGGTCGTTCTCGCGGGCGACTTCAACTCACGCAGAGGTGATGTTGTCCTGCAGTCGCTGCTCCAGGCTAACTGGTTCGTCGTCGACAAGGATGGGCCGGCGAACACCTTCCCGTCCGACAGTCCGGCCCGCGAGATCGATTTCGTCATGCTGAGACCCGGGTCTGCTTTCGAGGTCGTGGAGCATCGGGTCATCGAAGAGTCGGTTGCGTCAGACCATCGTCCCATGCTGGTCGTGCTCCGGATCTGGTAG
- a CDS encoding aldehyde dehydrogenase family protein, which translates to MEILESINPATGEVVGEVSVTPGVDIQAAVDRAREAQPGWEALGSDGRAEVLKRAAVILLERAEAHGELMTREQGKPLKEAVGEAMSLGAGLAHEIDEIVDALAPDVLKDDRFRSTVYHDPLGVVGAITPWNFPMSMPHWMILPSLAAGNTVVFKPSEETPLCAQAYADVLNEVLPENVLVVVHGADDQGKALVQSDVDMIAFTGSREVGKHIMREASGTLKRVLLELGGKDPMIVLEDADLQKAAEFAAFNSFRNCGQVCVSTERIFVMEEIADEFEATVKELAGAFSVGNGLEGSDIGPMVNSGQRDHVLAQVESAVSAGATVLVGGEGHHDNFVTPTVLTGVTEEMDIGTVETFGPVACISRVSSVDEAVERANDTKFGLGAVVFGGDPDNTEAVARRLTAGMIGVNRAAGGVSGTPWVGARESGFGFHKSKDGHRQFTQTRVLTRAL; encoded by the coding sequence ATGGAGATACTTGAGTCCATCAACCCGGCAACCGGCGAGGTCGTCGGAGAAGTATCGGTGACACCGGGCGTCGACATTCAGGCCGCCGTCGACCGGGCCCGCGAGGCACAGCCCGGTTGGGAGGCCCTCGGAAGCGACGGACGCGCAGAGGTACTGAAACGAGCCGCAGTGATCCTCCTGGAACGAGCCGAGGCTCACGGCGAGCTGATGACTCGCGAGCAAGGCAAGCCGCTCAAGGAAGCCGTCGGAGAAGCGATGTCCCTTGGTGCGGGCTTGGCTCACGAGATCGACGAAATCGTCGACGCGCTCGCCCCAGACGTCCTGAAGGATGATCGGTTCCGCTCGACGGTGTACCACGATCCGCTCGGGGTCGTCGGTGCCATCACGCCATGGAATTTTCCGATGTCCATGCCGCACTGGATGATCCTTCCCTCACTCGCCGCAGGTAACACGGTAGTCTTCAAGCCCTCAGAGGAAACGCCTCTGTGCGCACAGGCCTACGCCGACGTACTCAACGAGGTGCTTCCCGAGAACGTTCTCGTCGTCGTCCACGGTGCGGACGATCAAGGCAAGGCGCTGGTCCAGTCTGATGTCGACATGATCGCATTTACCGGCTCGCGCGAAGTCGGAAAGCATATCATGCGTGAAGCGAGCGGCACCCTAAAACGTGTCTTACTGGAGCTTGGCGGAAAGGATCCGATGATTGTCCTGGAAGACGCGGACCTGCAAAAAGCCGCAGAATTTGCTGCCTTCAACTCCTTCAGAAATTGCGGCCAGGTCTGCGTATCAACAGAGAGGATCTTTGTGATGGAGGAGATCGCCGACGAATTCGAGGCCACCGTCAAAGAACTGGCAGGCGCATTCTCGGTGGGCAACGGTCTGGAAGGATCAGACATCGGGCCCATGGTAAATTCCGGCCAGCGGGATCACGTGCTGGCGCAGGTCGAGTCAGCCGTATCCGCCGGAGCGACGGTCCTCGTCGGAGGTGAGGGGCACCATGACAACTTCGTAACGCCAACCGTACTCACTGGCGTGACCGAGGAGATGGATATCGGCACAGTCGAAACGTTCGGTCCGGTCGCCTGTATCTCACGTGTGTCATCCGTGGACGAAGCGGTAGAACGCGCAAATGACACGAAGTTCGGGTTGGGGGCCGTGGTATTCGGTGGTGACCCCGACAATACGGAAGCGGTCGCCAGACGACTGACCGCAGGGATGATCGGCGTGAACCGGGCCGCGGGCGGGGTATCCGGAACCCCGTGGGTCGGAGCACGAGAAAGTGGCTTCGGTTTTCACAAGTCGAAGGACGGTCACCGCCAATTCACGCAGACACGCGTTCTTACGAGGGCCTTGTAA
- a CDS encoding arginine deiminase family protein has translation MYQSETASLKRVLLKHARDAFVSAERTGEQWRALNYLSEPSYDVACREYDAFVRVLEELGVSIEWMPREDVGLDSMYVRDASIVSEQGVVLCHMGKGSRSNEPDRQQAWFEEAGLRVAGSISGAGTLEGGDTTWLDSETLVIGRGYRTNEAGVAQVRDLLPEVKVVTVDLPHWKGPKDVFHLMSILSPLDEDLLLVYSPLLPVVFRQMVVKRGFRLVEVPEEEFDSQGCNVLAAGPSLAVALKGNPETRRRMEAAGVEVHSYQGAEISLKGCGGPTCLTRPLERGS, from the coding sequence ATGTACCAAAGTGAGACCGCTTCACTTAAGCGAGTGCTCCTGAAGCATGCCCGAGATGCCTTCGTGTCGGCCGAACGAACCGGGGAGCAGTGGCGCGCCCTCAATTATCTGTCTGAGCCGAGCTACGATGTCGCATGCCGCGAATACGATGCGTTCGTGAGGGTGCTCGAAGAACTCGGCGTATCAATCGAGTGGATGCCCAGGGAGGACGTCGGGCTCGATTCCATGTACGTGCGGGACGCATCGATCGTCAGCGAACAAGGAGTTGTGCTCTGTCACATGGGGAAGGGCTCTCGTTCGAACGAGCCCGATCGACAGCAGGCGTGGTTCGAGGAAGCGGGTCTCCGCGTGGCCGGATCGATCTCCGGGGCGGGTACGCTCGAAGGTGGCGACACCACCTGGCTGGACTCAGAGACTCTGGTCATCGGCCGTGGCTATCGGACGAACGAGGCTGGGGTCGCGCAGGTACGAGACCTGCTTCCGGAGGTGAAGGTCGTCACCGTTGATCTTCCACACTGGAAGGGTCCCAAGGATGTGTTTCACCTCATGTCGATTTTATCCCCGCTCGACGAGGACCTGCTTCTCGTCTACTCACCCCTGCTGCCCGTGGTGTTTCGGCAGATGGTGGTCAAGCGTGGGTTTCGTCTGGTCGAGGTCCCTGAGGAAGAATTCGACTCTCAGGGCTGCAATGTCCTCGCGGCAGGGCCGTCCCTTGCCGTCGCGCTGAAGGGAAATCCGGAGACTCGGCGCCGGATGGAGGCTGCTGGGGTCGAGGTGCACAGCTACCAAGGTGCTGAAATTAGTCTCAAGGGATGCGGCGGACCGACCTGCCTCACACGCCCGCTGGAGCGAGGCAGTTAG
- a CDS encoding amidohydrolase family protein, whose protein sequence is MSHPFPLLAISAIAVLIVPPPAAHAQAYDLIIQDAWVLDGTGAPGVRTSIAVQGSVIAAVGALAGATADWIINAEALVLSPGFIDMHSHADGSLFSGDAETRAAENLVAQGITTIVVGPDGRNPTWPISAEIAGYDAGGTGLNVVPMVGHGTVRTQVMGEDNERHATEDEIRQMAVLVRHGMEEGAWGLGAGPEYRPGRFSSTEEIIALAHVVADYDGFYYSHQRSQSPLPLWLTPSIVDEYTPPPTWPAGWRLTATDGMAETIRIGRESGIRVVGTHIKAKGPTTWGQSAVDVMAIDRARAEGVQVYLDQYPYETFGGGSVEIIPRWYYAPVGTDRSGGLDDPDWGRPGLMANATENLRAHLADPALNEELVEDTEFILDLQGGADRHIIVISPRDQLLVGRTLAEVAVENGLSPLEQVIRLALDLGTPELRSGVRYRGRAGSADDVERYMSQEYTATSTDGGIVPVARAGQHPRYYGTYPHKIATYVREKGLITLPFFVRSSTGLPAQIVGLPDRGLIRPGQAADLVLFDYDRVQDHATILNPGGHNDGIEFVFVNGVAVVDAGVVTGALPGVSLKRHEVRPR, encoded by the coding sequence ATGTCACACCCATTTCCCCTTCTGGCGATCTCTGCGATTGCCGTGTTGATCGTGCCGCCGCCCGCCGCACATGCGCAGGCGTACGACCTGATCATCCAGGATGCCTGGGTACTCGACGGAACCGGCGCCCCTGGAGTCCGAACCAGTATCGCCGTACAGGGCAGTGTAATCGCTGCTGTTGGGGCGTTGGCCGGCGCCACGGCGGACTGGATCATCAATGCAGAGGCGCTGGTCTTGTCTCCCGGGTTCATCGACATGCATTCCCATGCCGACGGATCACTGTTTAGCGGCGACGCCGAGACGCGAGCTGCCGAGAACCTGGTCGCGCAAGGTATCACCACCATCGTTGTCGGACCGGATGGCCGGAATCCGACATGGCCGATCTCGGCAGAGATCGCTGGATACGATGCCGGCGGCACCGGGCTCAACGTCGTTCCCATGGTGGGCCACGGCACGGTACGCACGCAGGTTATGGGAGAGGACAACGAGCGCCATGCCACCGAGGACGAGATCAGACAGATGGCTGTTCTCGTGCGACATGGCATGGAAGAGGGCGCTTGGGGCCTGGGCGCTGGGCCGGAGTATCGGCCCGGGCGGTTCTCGTCGACCGAGGAGATCATCGCGCTCGCACACGTGGTAGCTGACTACGACGGCTTCTACTATTCACATCAGCGCAGCCAGTCTCCGCTTCCGCTCTGGCTGACCCCGAGCATCGTCGACGAGTACACTCCGCCACCGACGTGGCCGGCAGGCTGGAGATTGACAGCCACCGATGGGATGGCCGAGACGATTCGAATCGGACGCGAATCAGGCATCCGGGTCGTGGGCACGCATATCAAGGCGAAGGGTCCGACCACGTGGGGGCAGTCGGCCGTCGACGTCATGGCGATCGACCGGGCGCGTGCCGAAGGCGTCCAGGTTTACCTCGATCAATATCCATATGAGACGTTCGGTGGCGGCTCGGTCGAGATCATTCCGCGTTGGTATTACGCGCCGGTGGGCACCGATCGAAGCGGGGGGCTCGACGACCCCGACTGGGGGCGTCCGGGCCTCATGGCGAATGCGACCGAGAACCTGCGTGCTCATCTCGCCGATCCCGCCCTGAACGAAGAGCTGGTTGAGGACACGGAGTTCATTTTGGACCTGCAGGGCGGGGCCGATCGACACATCATCGTCATTTCTCCGAGAGATCAGTTGTTGGTGGGGCGCACCCTGGCCGAGGTGGCCGTGGAGAACGGACTCAGCCCCCTTGAGCAGGTCATCCGGCTCGCGCTCGATCTCGGCACACCTGAGCTTCGGTCAGGTGTGCGGTACAGGGGCCGTGCGGGGTCTGCGGACGATGTCGAGCGCTACATGTCTCAAGAATACACAGCGACTTCGACTGATGGAGGCATCGTGCCGGTGGCTCGGGCGGGACAGCACCCTCGGTACTACGGCACGTATCCACACAAGATCGCCACGTACGTTCGAGAGAAGGGGCTGATCACGCTTCCGTTTTTCGTCCGCTCATCGACGGGACTCCCCGCCCAGATTGTCGGCCTGCCGGATCGTGGACTGATACGCCCAGGGCAGGCGGCGGATCTGGTGTTGTTCGACTATGACCGCGTCCAGGACCACGCGACGATCCTGAATCCCGGGGGGCACAACGACGGTATCGAGTTCGTGTTCGTGAACGGTGTCGCGGTCGTCGATGCCGGAGTCGTGACGGGGGCCCTGCCCGGCGTCTCCCTGAAACGACATGAGGTTCGCCCGCGTTGA
- a CDS encoding endonuclease/exonuclease/phosphatase family protein, with amino-acid sequence MNRVIHRAPACESFILALAVLAGSACSMSPEMERAAPATPACPGESLGSAVEAPDTTQLQWYRAANERDVSLASQRCATVGEPVIQLTPASTFSSWEPNQGLEIISWNMNIGGKNLYRMLRAEFGLDCSAASPSVRSGRPPFVVLLQEVWRSSASLRQVEGSSVVPRVIDPERKTEPTPDIDIVVAAKACGLALVYVPSVQNGVDDSDRPDEDKGNAILSTLPLSTPIAMDLPLEGGRKVAVAATVYGPGGQRVRVMSAQLDVVSTLVRTLLSGNQTRARQTNGLIDAIDRAEDDGPLTAVNLIGGDFNTWTSTESSLKLMRQAFPESPEWDGLDTRGGFPPDHIFFRRKSFTMYSVDGYRRLEDSYGSDHTGRGVTLRYTAPAG; translated from the coding sequence ATGAATAGAGTCATCCACCGAGCCCCGGCCTGCGAGTCGTTCATTCTGGCTCTCGCGGTTCTGGCGGGCTCCGCGTGCAGCATGAGTCCTGAGATGGAAAGGGCAGCTCCAGCGACCCCTGCCTGCCCGGGGGAGAGTCTCGGGAGTGCGGTGGAGGCACCGGATACGACGCAGTTGCAGTGGTACCGAGCGGCAAACGAACGGGACGTGTCGCTGGCGTCACAGCGGTGTGCCACGGTCGGCGAGCCGGTGATTCAGCTCACCCCGGCCTCGACGTTTTCATCTTGGGAGCCGAACCAAGGGCTGGAGATCATCAGCTGGAATATGAATATCGGCGGAAAAAATCTGTACCGCATGCTCCGTGCGGAGTTCGGACTCGACTGCTCTGCTGCCAGTCCGTCTGTTCGGAGCGGCCGCCCACCGTTCGTCGTACTGCTCCAAGAGGTCTGGCGTTCTTCGGCAAGTCTGCGCCAGGTCGAGGGTAGTTCCGTCGTTCCGAGGGTGATCGATCCCGAACGGAAGACTGAGCCAACCCCTGACATCGACATCGTTGTGGCAGCCAAGGCCTGCGGTCTAGCCCTAGTCTATGTGCCCTCCGTCCAGAACGGTGTGGATGACAGCGACCGCCCGGACGAGGACAAGGGAAACGCAATCCTGTCGACTCTTCCGCTGTCCACACCGATCGCAATGGATCTTCCGCTCGAGGGCGGTCGCAAGGTGGCAGTCGCCGCAACGGTATATGGCCCGGGCGGCCAGCGGGTTCGCGTGATGTCGGCTCAGCTCGATGTCGTCTCCACACTCGTTCGTACGCTCCTGAGCGGGAATCAGACGCGCGCGCGCCAGACGAACGGCCTGATCGACGCCATCGACCGGGCGGAGGACGACGGTCCCCTGACCGCCGTCAACCTGATCGGCGGGGACTTCAATACGTGGACGAGCACCGAGTCCTCACTCAAGCTGATGCGTCAGGCGTTCCCGGAGTCCCCGGAGTGGGACGGCCTTGATACTCGAGGCGGCTTCCCGCCGGACCACATCTTCTTCCGCCGAAAGTCGTTCACGATGTACTCCGTGGACGGCTACCGCCGACTCGAGGATTCATATGGATCTGATCACACAGGGCGCGGCGTGACGCTGCGCTATACGGCGCCCGCCGGCTGA
- a CDS encoding MaoC/PaaZ C-terminal domain-containing protein has translation MPQPLDLTAGEVASRSMHVTSEHIRMYAEISGDRNPLHFDEDFASVHASKPVCELKVGVERESQETVLEGEAWCYRFMVEGEG, from the coding sequence ATGCCGCAGCCGCTTGATTTGACCGCAGGTGAGGTCGCCAGTCGATCGATGCATGTGACGTCCGAGCACATCCGGATGTACGCGGAGATCTCGGGCGACCGAAATCCGCTCCACTTTGATGAGGACTTCGCGAGCGTTCATGCATCGAAGCCGGTTTGTGAGCTCAAGGTCGGCGTCGAGCGAGAGAGCCAAGAGACGGTCCTCGAAGGTGAGGCCTGGTGTTATCGGTTCATGGTCGAGGGCGAGGGCTGA